The following coding sequences are from one Desulfosporosinus orientis DSM 765 window:
- a CDS encoding CGGC domain-containing protein: protein MKIGILVREETMQICTGKGCLNAFLQRKDSFARYDEELELLAFTHTGGDLNRKIKNMIQSGIEGVHLSSCLRARSPDYASLLERLSEHFTVVGYTHGPEVRIGQK, encoded by the coding sequence ATGAAGATTGGGATTTTAGTGCGGGAAGAAACCATGCAGATTTGTACAGGTAAGGGTTGCCTTAACGCCTTTTTGCAGAGAAAGGATTCCTTTGCCAGATATGATGAAGAACTAGAATTATTAGCTTTTACTCACACTGGAGGTGATTTAAATCGTAAGATTAAAAACATGATTCAATCCGGTATAGAAGGAGTGCACCTTTCCTCTTGTTTGAGAGCAAGGTCACCAGACTATGCCTCATTACTTGAACGACTATCTGAGCATTTTACTGTTGTAGGATACACACACGGGCCAGAAGTAAGGATCGGGCAAAAGTAA
- a CDS encoding aspartyl-phosphate phosphatase Spo0E family protein, with product MSELDKIVNQIAELRASTIQVQENFSSAGPETVAACHELHTALDRYQGILMRIKKENL from the coding sequence GTGTCTGAATTGGATAAAATAGTAAACCAAATTGCAGAATTGCGGGCAAGTACCATCCAGGTACAAGAGAATTTTTCCTCTGCTGGTCCGGAAACTGTGGCAGCATGCCACGAATTGCACACTGCCTTAGATAGATACCAAGGTATACTTATGCGGATAAAAAAGGAAAATTTATAA
- a CDS encoding aspartate ammonia-lyase: protein MMMTMGSEKDKLGEILLEDETLYGIHTARAMANFKLEHKRTNLQLIYALVTVKKAAALTYQKIGLGKDGVYEAVAKVCDLILLGKADDAFVTEALQGGAGTSTNMNVNEVIANLTLRELGHERGRYDIVHPLDDVNRGQSTNDVYPTALRIAAIQMLRKLSEACARLQQALQVKENEFDSIVKLGRTELMDAIPITLGQEFGSYAQAVARDRWRLYKVEERLRQVNIGGTAVGIGSNAERKYRFGVIEVLRELTGIGLAQAEYPMDITQNNDVFVEVSGLLKALAVNLMKIANDLRLMNSGPKGGISEITLAPLQMGSTIMPGKVNPVIPEMVMQVSMRVMANDAAISTAAAHGEFELNAFLPLIADSLLESLELLLNAAELFRVKCIELIKPNTERCKELLELSCAFAAAYTPSLGYDKVSGIIEKSGGNPQRVKELLEE from the coding sequence ATTTTAAACTGGAGCACAAAAGAACGAATTTGCAGCTGATATATGCCCTGGTCACCGTCAAAAAAGCTGCTGCCCTGACCTATCAGAAGATTGGCTTGGGCAAGGATGGTGTTTATGAGGCTGTAGCGAAAGTCTGCGACTTGATATTGCTGGGGAAAGCGGATGATGCCTTTGTAACGGAAGCACTCCAGGGCGGGGCCGGAACCTCAACGAATATGAATGTTAATGAGGTGATTGCCAATCTTACCCTTCGGGAGCTGGGACATGAGAGGGGTCGTTATGATATCGTGCATCCCTTGGACGATGTGAACAGGGGGCAGTCCACTAACGATGTCTACCCAACAGCCCTGCGCATAGCGGCCATTCAGATGCTGAGAAAACTCAGCGAAGCCTGTGCCAGGCTGCAGCAGGCCCTTCAGGTGAAGGAGAATGAATTCGACAGCATTGTAAAGCTGGGCCGGACGGAACTGATGGATGCCATTCCTATTACCTTGGGACAGGAATTCGGTTCCTATGCTCAGGCAGTGGCCAGGGACCGCTGGCGCTTGTATAAGGTTGAAGAAAGGCTGCGGCAAGTTAACATCGGCGGCACAGCGGTTGGTATCGGCAGTAATGCGGAAAGAAAGTATCGTTTTGGAGTTATTGAAGTCCTGAGAGAATTAACGGGAATTGGCTTAGCTCAGGCCGAGTATCCCATGGATATTACCCAGAATAATGATGTCTTCGTTGAGGTATCGGGGCTGCTAAAAGCCCTGGCCGTGAATCTAATGAAGATTGCCAATGATTTGCGGCTTATGAATTCAGGACCTAAGGGAGGAATCTCAGAAATAACTCTGGCCCCCCTGCAAATGGGCAGTACCATCATGCCCGGCAAAGTGAATCCCGTTATTCCTGAAATGGTGATGCAGGTTTCCATGAGGGTTATGGCCAACGACGCGGCGATTTCAACTGCTGCAGCTCATGGGGAATTTGAACTTAACGCTTTTTTGCCGCTGATTGCCGATTCTCTTCTGGAAAGCCTGGAGCTATTGCTCAATGCCGCAGAGCTGTTTCGTGTAAAGTGTATAGAGCTGATCAAACCCAATACAGAGAGATGCAAAGAGCTCCTTGAACTATCCTGTGCTTTTGCAGCGGCTTATACCCCCTCTTTAGGCTATGATAAAGTAAGTGGCATCATTGAAAAATCCGGCGGCAATCCGCAAAGGGTTAAAGAGCTGCTGGAGGAGTAA